A region of Mammaliicoccus sp. Dog046 DNA encodes the following proteins:
- a CDS encoding dihydroorotate dehydrogenase produces MNRLNITLPGLNLKNPVMPASGCFAFGKEFSQFYDLSELGAIMIKAATQNERYGNEAPRVAETASGMINAIGLQNPGVHHIIEHELKYLEQFDVPIIANVAGSTEEEYVYVAEHISKSPNVHALELNISCPNVKEGGIQFGTVPEVARELTRKVKSVSEVPVYVKLSPNVTNIVEMAKAIAEYADGITMINTLVGLRINEKTGKPIISNVIGGLSGPAVKPVALRMVYEVSQQVDIPIIAMGGVRTAQDVIDYISVGADAVAVGTANFENPTVCKDIIDELPGLLDQLGVDHILELKGRTYKQEGAIK; encoded by the coding sequence ATGAATCGATTAAATATCACGCTTCCGGGTTTAAACTTAAAAAATCCAGTTATGCCAGCAAGTGGGTGCTTTGCATTCGGTAAAGAATTTAGTCAATTTTATGATTTATCTGAGCTTGGTGCAATTATGATCAAAGCAGCTACACAAAATGAAAGATATGGTAATGAAGCACCACGTGTTGCCGAAACAGCGAGCGGAATGATTAATGCAATAGGACTTCAAAATCCAGGCGTACACCATATAATTGAACACGAACTCAAATATTTAGAACAATTTGATGTACCTATTATTGCAAATGTTGCCGGTTCAACTGAGGAAGAATATGTTTACGTTGCTGAACATATTTCTAAATCACCAAATGTTCATGCATTAGAATTAAATATTTCATGCCCAAATGTTAAAGAGGGCGGTATTCAATTTGGTACAGTTCCTGAAGTAGCACGCGAATTAACTAGAAAAGTTAAATCTGTGTCAGAAGTGCCAGTGTATGTGAAATTATCACCTAATGTAACTAATATTGTCGAAATGGCAAAAGCAATAGCAGAATATGCAGATGGTATTACAATGATTAACACACTTGTTGGTTTAAGAATAAATGAGAAAACAGGTAAACCAATTATTAGTAATGTTATAGGTGGTCTGAGTGGACCAGCTGTTAAACCAGTTGCATTAAGAATGGTTTATGAAGTGAGTCAGCAAGTTGATATACCAATCATTGCAATGGGTGGTGTACGAACTGCTCAAGACGTTATTGATTATATTTCAGTAGGTGCAGATGCTGTTGCTGTAGGTACAGCTAACTTCGAAAATCCAACAGTATGTAAAGACATCATTGATGAATTACCTGGATTATTAGATCAATTAGGAGTTGACCACATTTTAGAACTTAAAGGTCGTACGTATAAACAAGAAGGAGCCATAAAATAA
- a CDS encoding dihydroorotate dehydrogenase electron transfer subunit, translating to MSKLMTVVSNKQIADAIFELKVQGELTNNMKMPGQFVHIKAGTGTEHMLRRPISICEVDRETQTFTMLFRREGLGTEMISQLKAGDSIDIIAPLGNGFPVEEAQDTALLVGGGIGVPPLYELSKQLNKKGIKTIHVLGFQSAKDAFYVKEFEALGETYVATVDGSLGTKGFVTTVIDELSTPFDIFYSCGPKAMLKALTEQLSEVRGYISLEERMGCGIGACYACVCHTNEDNGYVKVCTDGPVFEKGAVII from the coding sequence ATGTCCAAATTAATGACAGTTGTTTCAAATAAACAAATCGCAGACGCAATCTTTGAATTAAAAGTACAAGGCGAGCTTACTAATAATATGAAAATGCCTGGACAATTTGTCCATATAAAAGCTGGAACAGGAACAGAACATATGTTAAGACGACCAATTTCTATATGTGAAGTCGATCGTGAGACTCAAACTTTTACGATGCTTTTCAGAAGAGAAGGACTTGGAACTGAAATGATATCTCAATTAAAAGCTGGGGATTCCATTGATATTATTGCACCTTTAGGAAATGGTTTTCCTGTTGAAGAAGCACAGGATACAGCATTATTAGTTGGAGGCGGAATTGGTGTACCACCATTGTATGAGTTATCTAAACAACTCAATAAAAAAGGAATAAAAACTATACATGTATTAGGTTTCCAAAGTGCCAAAGATGCATTTTATGTGAAAGAATTCGAAGCATTAGGTGAAACTTATGTTGCAACAGTTGATGGTAGTTTAGGTACAAAAGGATTTGTTACGACTGTTATTGATGAATTATCAACACCCTTTGACATTTTTTATAGCTGTGGTCCAAAAGCTATGCTTAAAGCCCTTACTGAACAATTGAGTGAAGTAAGAGGCTACATCTCTTTGGAAGAACGTATGGGATGTGGAATTGGTGCATGCTATGCATGTGTTTGTCATACAAATGAAGATAATGGTTATGTTAAAGTCTGTACCGACGGACCAGTATTTGAAAAAGGAGCTGTCATAATATGA
- the carB gene encoding carbamoyl-phosphate synthase large subunit, which translates to MPKQTDIKSILVIGSGPIIIGQAAEFDYAGTQACLALKEEGYRVILVNSNPATIMTDTEIADTVYIEPLTLDFVSRIIRKEQPDALLPTLGGQTGLNMAIELHEAGVLEENNVRLLGTQLSSIEQAEDRDLFRNLMNELNEPVPESDIVNDLEGALAFANQIGYPLIVRPAFTMGGTGGGICKDEKELREVVQNGLKYSPVTQCLLEKSIAGYKEIEYEVMRDKNDNAIVVCNMENIDPVGIHTGDSIVVAPSQTLSDVEYQMLRDVSLKIIRALKIEGGCNVQLALDPHSFDYYIIEVNPRVSRSSALASKATGYPIAKLAAKIAVGMTLDEMLNPVTGTSYAAFEPALDYVVSKIPRFPFDKFEKGERQLGTQMKATGEVMAIGRTYEESLLKAIRSLEYGVHHLGLPNGDEFELDFIVDRIKEQDDERLFFIGEAIRRGTSLEEIHELTEIDYFFLNKFKHIIEIEHDLKENKGNLDMLLWAKQYGFSDRVIAHRWELSEREVYDLRQQHNINPVYKTVDTCAAEFESETPYFYGTYEEENESIVSEKEKIIVLGSGPIRIGQGVEFDYATVHAVWAIQEAGYEAIIINNNPETVSTDFSISDKLYFEPLTEEDVMSIINLEQPKGVVVQFGGQTAINLADKISEKGVKILGTSLEDLNRAEDRKEFEALLQKIDVPQPLGKTATSVQEAIDNANTIGYPVVVRPSYVLGGRAMEIVYAEAELRNYMEQAVKASPEHPVLIDRYLTGKEIEVDAISDGETVVIPGIMEHIERAGVHSGDSIAVYPPQTLTDEEIDMLVDYTTKLAKGLNIIGLINIQFVLSKGDVFVLEVNPRASRTVPFLSKITDIPMAKIATKAITSISLKDQGYESGLVSYKEGVYVKAPVFSFNKLKNVDITLGPEMKSTGEVMGKDSTLEKALYKALTASGLKVQDQGTALFTVSDKDKSEAMNIAKRFHEIGYRIFATEGTANYFKENQIPVNTVGKIGGEHDLLSVIQKGEVQLVVNTMTKGKLYDRDGFQIRRESVENGIPCLTSLDTANALADVIESMTFRTDQM; encoded by the coding sequence ATGCCTAAACAAACAGATATTAAATCCATACTAGTAATCGGGTCAGGTCCTATCATCATTGGTCAAGCTGCAGAATTTGATTATGCAGGTACACAAGCTTGTCTAGCTTTAAAAGAAGAAGGATATAGAGTCATACTTGTAAACTCAAATCCAGCAACAATTATGACAGATACAGAAATAGCGGACACAGTATATATCGAACCGTTAACTTTAGATTTTGTTAGTCGTATTATACGTAAAGAACAGCCAGACGCATTGTTGCCGACATTAGGTGGACAAACTGGTTTGAATATGGCGATTGAATTGCATGAAGCAGGTGTTCTTGAAGAAAATAACGTTCGATTATTAGGAACACAACTATCATCAATTGAACAAGCAGAAGATAGAGACTTGTTTAGAAATTTAATGAACGAATTAAATGAACCTGTACCTGAAAGTGATATTGTAAATGATCTTGAAGGTGCCTTAGCATTCGCGAATCAAATTGGCTATCCTTTAATTGTTCGACCAGCATTTACTATGGGTGGTACTGGTGGTGGTATCTGTAAAGATGAAAAAGAACTTAGAGAAGTTGTTCAAAATGGATTGAAATATAGTCCAGTAACACAATGTTTATTAGAAAAATCTATCGCAGGATATAAAGAGATTGAATATGAAGTAATGCGTGATAAAAATGATAACGCAATTGTTGTATGTAACATGGAGAATATTGATCCGGTCGGAATACACACTGGAGATTCAATTGTTGTAGCACCGAGCCAAACGCTATCTGATGTTGAATATCAAATGTTAAGAGACGTATCATTAAAAATTATAAGAGCATTGAAAATCGAAGGTGGCTGTAATGTTCAACTTGCATTAGATCCTCATTCATTTGACTATTATATTATTGAAGTAAATCCTCGTGTATCACGTTCATCTGCACTTGCTTCAAAAGCAACAGGTTATCCTATTGCTAAATTAGCAGCAAAAATTGCGGTTGGAATGACATTAGATGAAATGTTAAATCCAGTTACAGGTACATCATACGCTGCATTTGAACCAGCATTAGATTATGTCGTATCTAAAATTCCAAGATTCCCATTTGATAAGTTTGAAAAAGGTGAACGTCAATTAGGCACGCAAATGAAAGCAACTGGGGAAGTAATGGCAATTGGTAGAACATATGAAGAATCACTTCTAAAAGCAATCCGTTCACTTGAATATGGTGTCCATCATTTAGGATTGCCAAACGGTGATGAATTCGAGTTAGATTTCATTGTAGATAGAATTAAAGAACAAGATGACGAACGATTATTCTTTATTGGTGAAGCGATTAGACGAGGGACTTCACTTGAAGAAATCCATGAATTAACGGAAATTGATTACTTCTTCTTAAATAAATTCAAACATATTATTGAAATCGAACATGATTTGAAAGAGAACAAAGGTAACTTAGACATGTTGCTATGGGCTAAACAATATGGATTTAGTGATAGAGTGATTGCACATAGATGGGAACTTTCAGAACGTGAAGTTTATGATTTAAGACAGCAACATAATATTAACCCAGTTTATAAAACGGTTGATACATGTGCAGCAGAATTTGAATCTGAAACACCATACTTCTACGGTACTTATGAAGAAGAAAACGAATCAATCGTGTCAGAAAAAGAAAAAATCATTGTTCTTGGATCTGGACCAATCAGAATTGGACAAGGTGTAGAGTTTGACTATGCCACGGTTCATGCAGTTTGGGCGATACAAGAAGCGGGTTATGAAGCAATTATTATCAATAATAACCCTGAAACAGTTTCTACAGATTTTTCAATATCAGATAAATTATACTTTGAACCATTAACTGAAGAAGATGTTATGAGCATTATTAATCTGGAACAACCTAAAGGCGTAGTAGTTCAATTCGGTGGTCAAACAGCGATTAACTTAGCAGATAAGATTTCTGAAAAAGGCGTAAAAATTCTTGGTACAAGTTTAGAAGATTTAAATAGAGCTGAAGATAGAAAAGAATTCGAAGCTTTATTACAAAAAATTGACGTACCACAACCACTAGGGAAAACAGCGACTTCTGTACAAGAAGCAATCGATAATGCCAATACAATTGGATATCCAGTTGTTGTGAGACCATCTTACGTACTAGGTGGACGTGCAATGGAAATTGTTTATGCTGAAGCAGAACTACGCAATTACATGGAACAAGCTGTTAAAGCAAGTCCTGAACATCCAGTATTAATTGACCGTTATTTAACAGGTAAAGAAATTGAAGTGGATGCAATATCAGATGGTGAAACAGTAGTGATTCCTGGAATTATGGAACATATTGAAAGAGCCGGTGTACACTCTGGTGACTCAATAGCTGTATATCCGCCACAAACATTAACTGACGAAGAGATTGATATGTTAGTAGATTACACGACTAAATTAGCTAAAGGATTAAACATTATCGGATTAATCAATATCCAATTCGTACTTTCAAAAGGTGATGTGTTTGTACTTGAAGTGAACCCTAGAGCAAGTAGAACGGTTCCATTCTTAAGTAAAATCACAGATATCCCAATGGCTAAAATTGCGACAAAAGCAATTACAAGTATCTCATTAAAAGATCAAGGCTATGAAAGTGGTTTAGTATCTTATAAAGAAGGCGTTTATGTTAAAGCACCGGTCTTCAGTTTTAATAAATTGAAAAATGTTGATATCACATTAGGACCTGAAATGAAATCAACAGGTGAAGTAATGGGTAAAGATAGTACACTTGAAAAAGCACTTTATAAAGCCTTAACAGCAAGCGGATTAAAAGTACAAGACCAAGGTACAGCATTATTTACAGTTAGTGATAAAGATAAATCCGAAGCAATGAATATTGCTAAGCGATTCCATGAAATTGGATACCGCATATTTGCAACTGAAGGTACTGCTAATTACTTTAAAGAAAATCAAATACCTGTAAACACTGTTGGCAAAATCGGTGGAGAACATGACTTGCTTTCAGTTATTCAAAAAGGTGAAGTACAACTTGTTGTCAATACAATGACGAAGGGTAAACTTTACGACCGAGATGGCTTCCAAATTAGAAGAGAATCAGTTGAAAATGGTATTCCTTGTTTAACATCACTTGATACAGCAAATGCTTTAGCTGATGTAATTGAAAGTATGACATTTAGAACTGATCAAATGTAA
- a CDS encoding carbamoyl phosphate synthase small subunit, translating to MRNKRYLVLEDGTTYKGYALGSDNLTAGEIVFNTAMTGYQETISDPSYTGQIITFTYPLIGNYGINRDDFESLRPTLNGVVVREACDYPSNFRKSKSLDETLKFYDIPGISGVDTRNLTRKIRKFGVLKAGFAQSEADIPQVIEKLKSGSFRTDEVDQVSSVRPYISTGDGYKVVLIDYGKKENIIRELNRRGCDVTVVPYQTTIEEIMNISPDGIMVSNGPGNPESVQDTIETIKEVVGKIPFFGICLGHQLFALSQGATSYKMKFGHRGANHPVQNLATGKVDLTSQNHGYAIDEASIEQTDLEITHIALNDRSIEGLKHKTFPAFSVQYHPEASPGPHDSNYLFDEFIEMIKLHKEKERTINA from the coding sequence ATGAGAAATAAAAGATACTTAGTTTTAGAAGATGGAACGACTTATAAAGGATATGCATTAGGTTCAGATAACTTAACAGCAGGTGAAATTGTATTTAATACAGCAATGACAGGATATCAAGAAACGATTTCAGATCCTTCTTATACAGGTCAAATTATTACATTTACTTATCCTTTAATAGGTAACTACGGTATAAATAGAGATGACTTTGAGTCATTAAGACCAACTTTAAATGGTGTAGTTGTGAGAGAAGCATGTGACTATCCAAGTAATTTTAGAAAAAGTAAATCATTAGATGAAACTTTAAAATTCTATGATATCCCTGGTATTTCAGGCGTAGATACAAGAAATTTAACACGTAAAATCAGAAAATTCGGAGTCCTTAAAGCAGGATTTGCTCAAAGTGAAGCAGATATTCCACAAGTAATCGAGAAATTAAAATCAGGTTCATTTAGAACAGATGAAGTAGACCAAGTTTCATCCGTAAGACCATATATCTCTACTGGTGATGGTTACAAAGTTGTTCTCATAGATTATGGTAAGAAAGAAAATATTATTAGAGAATTAAATAGAAGAGGTTGTGACGTTACAGTTGTACCTTATCAAACAACTATCGAAGAAATTATGAATATTTCTCCTGATGGAATTATGGTTTCAAATGGACCAGGTAACCCAGAAAGTGTACAAGATACAATTGAAACAATTAAAGAAGTAGTAGGTAAAATTCCTTTCTTCGGTATTTGTTTAGGACATCAACTCTTTGCATTATCTCAAGGAGCTACTTCATACAAAATGAAGTTTGGACATAGAGGTGCGAACCACCCAGTTCAAAATTTAGCGACTGGCAAAGTGGATTTAACAAGTCAAAATCATGGTTATGCCATTGACGAAGCATCGATTGAACAAACAGATTTAGAAATCACACATATCGCATTAAATGATCGTTCTATTGAAGGATTGAAGCACAAGACATTCCCAGCATTTTCAGTACAATATCATCCAGAAGCTTCACCAGGTCCACATGATTCAAATTATTTATTTGATGAATTCATTGAAATGATTAAACTACATAAAGAGAAGGAGCGTACAATCAATGCCTAA
- a CDS encoding dihydroorotase, which yields MSLIIKNGKILSEGQLVSKEIEIEDGKIKRIADEIEATQHEIIDAKGHFVSAGFVDVHVHLREPGGEHKETIETGTKAAARGGFTTVCPMPNTKPVPDSVEHLQQLHNIIDEHAVVRVLPYASITVRQAGKEHVDFKALKELGMFQFTDDGVGVQTASMMYEAMKEAAKIDKAIVAHCEDNSLIYGGAMHEGKRSQELDIPGIPSICEAVQIARDVLLAEAANCHYHVCHVSTKESVRVIRDAKKAGIKVTAEVTPHHLLLTEVDVPGDDAIYKMNPPLRAVEDRDALIEGLLDGTIDCIATDHAPHAKEEKEVPMIDAPFGIVGSETAFQLLYTHFVKTGKFTLEQLVAFLTTKPADTFNLPYGRLEEGSYADVTIVDLDTEKPILGEAFASKSTNTPFIGEVVSGHPILTICNGEVVFKEEV from the coding sequence ATGTCACTTATAATCAAAAATGGAAAAATCTTATCTGAGGGTCAACTTGTTAGTAAAGAAATCGAAATAGAAGATGGGAAAATCAAACGCATTGCAGACGAAATTGAAGCAACACAACATGAAATTATTGATGCGAAAGGTCATTTTGTTTCAGCAGGATTTGTAGATGTACATGTTCATTTAAGAGAGCCAGGAGGAGAACATAAGGAAACAATTGAAACTGGAACTAAAGCAGCAGCTAGAGGTGGTTTTACAACAGTTTGTCCAATGCCTAATACGAAACCAGTACCAGATTCTGTTGAACATTTACAACAATTACACAATATCATTGATGAACATGCAGTCGTAAGAGTATTACCATATGCATCAATTACTGTAAGACAAGCTGGTAAAGAGCATGTTGATTTCAAAGCATTAAAAGAATTAGGAATGTTCCAATTTACAGACGATGGTGTAGGGGTACAAACTGCATCAATGATGTATGAAGCAATGAAAGAAGCGGCTAAAATAGATAAAGCGATCGTTGCCCATTGTGAAGACAATTCACTTATATATGGTGGAGCGATGCATGAAGGAAAAAGAAGCCAAGAACTTGATATACCTGGTATTCCTTCTATTTGTGAAGCGGTACAAATCGCAAGAGACGTATTATTAGCTGAAGCAGCAAATTGTCATTATCATGTTTGCCACGTATCGACTAAAGAAAGTGTTAGAGTAATAAGAGATGCTAAAAAAGCAGGTATCAAAGTTACAGCAGAAGTAACACCACACCATTTATTATTGACTGAAGTTGATGTGCCAGGCGATGATGCAATTTATAAGATGAATCCACCTTTAAGAGCAGTTGAAGATAGAGATGCATTAATTGAGGGATTATTGGATGGAACAATAGATTGTATTGCTACTGACCATGCACCACATGCGAAAGAAGAAAAAGAAGTTCCAATGATCGATGCACCATTTGGTATTGTAGGTAGTGAAACAGCATTCCAATTACTTTATACGCATTTCGTTAAAACTGGAAAATTCACTTTAGAACAATTAGTAGCATTTTTAACAACAAAACCAGCTGACACATTTAACTTACCTTACGGAAGACTAGAAGAAGGTAGTTATGCTGATGTGACAATCGTTGACTTAGACACTGAAAAACCAATTCTCGGAGAAGCATTCGCATCTAAAAGTACTAATACACCATTTATTGGAGAAGTTGTATCAGGACATCCAATACTAACAATCTGTAATGGTGAAGTCGTTTTTAAGGAGGAAGTATAA
- a CDS encoding aspartate carbamoyltransferase catalytic subunit: protein MKNLLTMTDLTKEDILNIITKAQSIKEKGIEPFEKGKTIANLFFENSTRTKCSFEMAERRLGLEVIPFETSTSSVQKGESLYDTCKTLESIGVDALVIRHSENAYYDELEQLNIPILNGGDGSGQHPTQCLLDMMTIYEEFGHFEGLKILISGDIKNSRVARSNAEALTKLGAEVMFSAPTQWQSDFSNVPYVNIDEVIDKVDVCMLLRVQNERHEEHDTLGVEDYHKAFGLTVERYDKLLEHAIVMHPAPVNRGVEIDSTLVESEKARIFKQMENGVYIRMACIYDVLNHKEEKIKCHL, encoded by the coding sequence TTGAAAAATTTACTAACTATGACGGATCTAACTAAAGAAGATATTTTGAATATAATTACGAAAGCACAAAGCATTAAAGAAAAAGGAATTGAACCTTTTGAAAAAGGAAAAACAATCGCAAATTTATTTTTTGAAAATTCCACACGAACTAAATGCAGCTTTGAAATGGCAGAAAGAAGACTAGGATTAGAAGTCATTCCTTTTGAAACAAGTACATCATCAGTACAAAAAGGTGAGTCATTGTATGACACGTGTAAAACATTAGAATCGATTGGCGTAGATGCGCTCGTTATAAGACATAGTGAGAATGCATACTATGATGAATTAGAACAATTGAATATACCGATTCTCAATGGAGGAGATGGTAGTGGTCAACATCCAACGCAATGTTTACTTGATATGATGACTATATATGAAGAGTTTGGACATTTTGAGGGATTAAAGATTTTGATTTCTGGAGATATAAAAAATTCAAGAGTAGCAAGAAGTAATGCTGAAGCGTTAACGAAATTGGGCGCTGAAGTGATGTTCTCAGCACCAACACAATGGCAGTCAGATTTTTCAAATGTACCATACGTTAACATTGATGAAGTTATTGATAAAGTTGATGTGTGTATGTTACTCAGAGTTCAAAACGAAAGACACGAGGAACATGATACATTAGGTGTAGAAGATTATCATAAAGCATTTGGACTCACTGTTGAACGCTATGACAAATTGCTTGAACATGCAATTGTCATGCATCCAGCACCTGTTAATAGAGGTGTGGAAATAGATTCAACTTTAGTAGAAAGTGAAAAAGCAAGAATATTTAAGCAAATGGAAAATGGTGTTTATATCAGAATGGCTTGTATTTATGATGTACTTAATCACAAGGAGGAGAAAATAAAATGTCACTTATAA
- a CDS encoding solute carrier family 23 protein: MSQNEEMFERTVEPILDVNEKPKPSQWFFLSTQHLFAMFGATVLVPFLTGLPVSAALIASGLGTLLYILITKGKIPAYLGSSFAFITPIIVGLKTHDLGEMLVALFMSGVLYVIIGFIIKLTGTDWLLKLLPPIVVGPVIMVIGLGLAPVAVNMAMYTDSNAMKGYSGIYITVALITLITTILVSIFFKGFLSIIPVLIGIIVGYISSLLFGIVDLTKISKASWIQMPDIYLPFHDYTPSLQLGLIFIMLPIVFVTVSEHIGHQIVINKIVGKNFFKDPGLHRSLIGDGVSTMVSSIIGGPPSTTYGENIGVLAITRIYSIWVIGGAATLALILGFVGKFTAMISTIPTPVMGGVSILLFGIIASSGLRMLIENNIDFGDNRNLIIASVILVLGIGKAHLDFTGIGIHLNIEGMALAATVGILLNLILPKKIK; the protein is encoded by the coding sequence ATGTCACAAAATGAAGAAATGTTTGAAAGAACAGTAGAACCCATACTAGATGTAAATGAAAAACCAAAACCATCTCAATGGTTCTTCTTAAGTACACAACATTTGTTTGCCATGTTTGGCGCAACAGTACTTGTACCATTTTTAACAGGTTTACCAGTGTCTGCAGCTTTGATTGCATCTGGATTAGGTACATTACTATATATATTAATAACTAAAGGAAAGATTCCAGCATACCTTGGATCGAGTTTTGCGTTTATAACACCCATCATTGTTGGACTTAAAACACATGACTTAGGCGAAATGCTTGTTGCACTATTTATGAGTGGTGTCTTATACGTCATTATTGGCTTCATCATTAAATTGACCGGAACAGATTGGCTGTTGAAATTATTACCACCTATCGTCGTTGGTCCAGTTATCATGGTCATTGGTCTAGGACTTGCACCGGTAGCAGTTAATATGGCGATGTATACAGATTCAAATGCGATGAAAGGTTACAGCGGCATTTATATTACTGTTGCATTAATCACTCTCATTACAACAATATTAGTATCAATATTCTTTAAAGGATTTTTATCCATTATTCCAGTATTAATAGGGATCATTGTTGGATATATATCATCACTGTTATTTGGAATTGTAGATTTAACGAAAATTTCAAAAGCAAGTTGGATTCAAATGCCAGACATATACTTACCGTTTCATGATTACACACCGTCATTACAACTTGGATTGATATTTATTATGTTACCGATTGTTTTCGTAACAGTCAGCGAACATATTGGGCATCAAATTGTTATTAATAAGATTGTTGGAAAGAACTTTTTCAAAGATCCAGGGTTACATCGTTCATTAATTGGTGATGGCGTTTCGACAATGGTGTCATCGATTATCGGTGGACCACCAAGTACGACATATGGTGAAAATATTGGTGTGCTTGCTATTACTCGAATTTATAGTATTTGGGTAATTGGAGGAGCAGCAACGTTAGCATTGATATTAGGCTTTGTAGGTAAATTTACAGCTATGATTTCAACGATTCCTACACCGGTTATGGGTGGCGTATCTATACTACTATTTGGTATTATCGCATCAAGTGGATTAAGAATGCTCATTGAGAATAATATCGATTTTGGTGACAATAGAAATTTAATTATCGCTTCGGTTATTTTAGTGTTAGGTATAGGGAAAGCGCATCTAGATTTTACAGGTATAGGTATTCATTTGAATATAGAAGGTATGGCTTTAGCAGCAACAGTCGGTATATTATTAAATCTTATTTTGCCAAAGAAAATAAAATAA
- the pyrR gene encoding bifunctional pyr operon transcriptional regulator/uracil phosphoribosyltransferase PyrR — protein MAERMIMDDAAVNRALTRMSHEILEKNKGTKDIVLLGVKTRGVFLANRIEKKIQTIEQVQVPTGEIDVTHYRDDVKNQQDAIKVKSFNIDVDINDKHVIIVDDVLYTGRTVRASLDAILDHARPRKISLATLVDRGHRELPIRADYVGKNVPTASNESIVVELEEFDNMTAVKLN, from the coding sequence ATGGCTGAAAGAATGATTATGGATGATGCAGCGGTAAATCGAGCTTTAACGCGTATGTCACATGAAATATTAGAGAAAAATAAAGGTACGAAAGATATCGTCTTATTAGGTGTCAAAACGAGAGGTGTTTTTCTTGCTAATAGAATTGAAAAGAAAATTCAAACGATTGAGCAAGTGCAAGTGCCAACTGGTGAAATAGATGTGACACATTATAGAGATGATGTGAAAAATCAACAAGACGCAATAAAAGTTAAATCATTTAATATTGATGTAGATATTAATGATAAACATGTAATCATCGTTGATGACGTGTTATATACAGGTAGAACAGTACGCGCTTCATTAGATGCGATATTAGATCACGCTAGACCTAGAAAGATAAGCTTGGCTACACTTGTTGATAGAGGACATCGTGAACTTCCAATAAGAGCAGATTATGTTGGAAAGAATGTACCGACAGCATCAAACGAATCGATTGTTGTTGAACTTGAAGAGTTCGATAATATGACAGCAGTAAAATTAAATTAA